A genomic segment from Desulfonatronum lacustre DSM 10312 encodes:
- a CDS encoding glycosyltransferase → MSMAVDISYPRISIVTPSFNQGDYIEKSILSIIDQGYPNLEYIIIDGGSTDNTVEIIKKYEKHLTYWVTEPDRGQSHAINKGLAHCTGDIFNWLNSDDYLLSEALFAIADSYKKNRYAAAWIGSCKRVDENGNTLAYIFPNGLFREHIGLNWNGRVFYQPACFLNLKLVKNVCGLNEQKKYCMDYDLYMRLFHENAKIEKVDKILSCAILQKNAKTVADSRQSWAELAYTMLDHGFHEGSLEIFDRLTKGTPCRYTIPDSVKVELKTRSESYKKLFYKSLSDIGYEKKILIVSNFSENAKSLSVLVAKIISDIFFLFRNVKFILHGHNSSEFCQIINYPFVTCIDNITSIANQIDICIFFDSTQATKNVIKKLSMNFVAIIIPSSSSIEFVDGRNCFTYDFSNYELILYKALQALNDQPTRKNLQLQVFLDYSTPANFFYYNQTNKILFVCHNCPPYNTSGAQLYVLNLAKELKTLGHDVSFFYPVDISKRQTDEDKTPYAVVSTEYEGLKVHQTNVMDGSTDLFENPQYMFANESVEQQFEELLRREQFDQVHFHLLYRLSARLPLIAKALNIPTTATLHDYWLLCAMGHLIDTKGRECSGPESPEKCARCLGGFQADPAKEVIEFFRLRQQVIQAGYGAIDRNFSPSRHLADVHARYGFSRPAVLPLGWPAIQAPRTSQTQKAKIILGFIGQIVYRKGLDLLVKVVKELDVALQDKFELHIHGTVHQPQFFDAVMGTIKDNPSVKFFGPYKHNDLGNILSSFDVTVIPSRQENYPLTVLESLSAKVPVIASDVGGVREMFQDKVEGFLFPREDTTRLTKIVRMLLTQPDLLATMRTKIRPIKTMRQNAEEYARVYKEMPG, encoded by the coding sequence ATGAGTATGGCGGTAGATATTAGTTATCCCAGGATTAGCATTGTTACGCCATCATTTAATCAAGGAGATTATATTGAAAAATCAATCTTGTCAATTATCGACCAAGGTTATCCAAATCTTGAGTATATAATTATTGATGGTGGCAGCACTGACAATACAGTAGAAATTATCAAAAAATACGAAAAGCATTTGACCTACTGGGTCACCGAACCGGATAGAGGGCAGTCACATGCCATAAACAAGGGGCTGGCTCATTGCACGGGGGATATTTTTAATTGGTTGAATTCTGATGACTACCTGCTATCAGAAGCATTATTCGCTATAGCAGATTCATATAAAAAAAATAGATATGCTGCTGCGTGGATTGGTAGTTGCAAAAGAGTCGATGAGAATGGTAATACTCTTGCATATATATTTCCAAATGGACTATTTCGAGAACATATTGGCCTTAACTGGAATGGAAGAGTTTTTTATCAACCTGCATGCTTTCTTAATTTAAAACTTGTAAAAAATGTTTGCGGTTTAAATGAACAAAAAAAATATTGTATGGACTATGATTTGTATATGCGCTTGTTCCATGAAAATGCAAAAATTGAAAAAGTTGATAAGATTTTATCATGTGCAATTCTTCAAAAAAATGCAAAAACCGTTGCCGATAGTAGACAATCTTGGGCTGAACTTGCATATACAATGCTTGATCATGGTTTTCATGAAGGGAGTTTAGAAATATTTGATCGTCTGACAAAGGGGACACCATGTAGGTATACAATCCCTGATTCAGTTAAAGTAGAACTCAAAACGCGTTCAGAATCGTATAAAAAGTTATTTTATAAATCATTGAGTGATATCGGATATGAAAAAAAAATACTTATTGTCAGTAATTTTTCTGAAAACGCTAAAAGTTTATCAGTTCTTGTTGCCAAAATTATTTCTGATATTTTTTTTCTGTTTAGAAATGTGAAGTTTATTCTTCATGGACATAATTCTAGCGAGTTTTGTCAAATTATCAATTATCCTTTTGTTACATGTATTGATAACATTACATCTATTGCAAATCAAATTGACATATGTATTTTTTTCGATTCTACACAAGCAACAAAAAATGTAATAAAAAAATTATCAATGAATTTTGTTGCTATTATCATTCCATCTTCTTCATCTATAGAATTTGTTGATGGTCGTAATTGTTTTACTTATGATTTTAGTAATTATGAACTTATTCTGTATAAAGCTTTGCAAGCTCTAAATGATCAGCCTACACGAAAAAATTTGCAATTACAAGTATTTTTAGATTATAGTACACCAGCAAATTTTTTTTATTATAATCAAACAAACAAGATTCTTTTTGTCTGTCACAACTGCCCTCCCTACAACACTTCCGGAGCACAGCTTTATGTCCTGAACTTGGCCAAGGAACTCAAAACACTCGGCCATGACGTTTCCTTTTTTTATCCCGTAGACATCAGCAAACGCCAGACTGACGAGGACAAAACGCCCTATGCCGTTGTTTCGACGGAATATGAAGGACTGAAAGTCCATCAAACCAACGTCATGGATGGCTCAACGGATCTGTTTGAAAATCCCCAGTACATGTTTGCCAATGAAAGCGTGGAGCAGCAATTCGAGGAGCTGTTACGGCGAGAACAGTTTGACCAGGTCCATTTTCACCTGCTCTACCGCTTAAGTGCCCGCCTGCCCTTGATCGCCAAGGCATTGAACATTCCTACGACGGCCACCCTACATGACTACTGGCTGCTATGCGCCATGGGACACTTGATTGATACCAAGGGCCGGGAGTGCTCAGGGCCTGAATCGCCGGAAAAGTGCGCTCGTTGCCTGGGAGGATTTCAGGCCGATCCCGCCAAAGAAGTAATTGAGTTCTTTCGTCTTCGACAGCAGGTCATTCAAGCCGGATACGGGGCTATCGACAGAAATTTTTCGCCATCAAGGCATTTAGCTGACGTACATGCTCGTTATGGCTTCTCACGACCCGCCGTGCTTCCTTTGGGATGGCCGGCTATTCAGGCTCCTCGCACAAGCCAAACTCAAAAAGCCAAGATTATTCTTGGCTTCATCGGCCAGATAGTCTACCGCAAGGGACTTGATCTGCTCGTTAAGGTCGTGAAGGAACTGGACGTGGCATTGCAGGACAAATTCGAGCTGCACATTCACGGGACCGTGCATCAGCCGCAGTTTTTTGACGCCGTTATGGGAACGATCAAAGATAATCCTAGCGTCAAGTTTTTCGGGCCGTACAAACATAATGACCTTGGAAACATCCTTTCTTCCTTTGACGTCACCGTGATCCCTTCCCGCCAGGAAAACTATCCTCTAACCGTACTGGAATCCCTTTCCGCCAAAGTGCCGGTGATCGCCTCGGATGTGGGCGGGGTGCGGGAAATGTTCCAGGACAAAGTGGAAGGCTTTCTCTTTCCGCGGGAGGACACGACGCGGCTGACGAAAATCGTCCGCATGCTCCTGACGCAGCCCGACCTCTTGGCCACCATGCGCACCAAGATCCGACCGATCAAGACCATGCGACAGAATGCCGAAGAATATGCGCGGGTGTATAAAGAAATGCCGGGATAA
- a CDS encoding glycosyltransferase has product MNNLNSKSQLTLDQVTVVIRSVGERTENYSVHLATQQVIDNNIFIVRKTPFSEALRESFKIGIEKGLPWTVCIDADVLIKPNSLRDLLDIANRQRRDMFEIQGQILDNFFGGPRDGGPHMYRTSLLSKAIDFIPEEGTGLRPENFTILKMKESGYPHVQIPQVLGLHDFEQYYRDIFRKCYVQAHKHSQFIEKFINYWRLMAEEDKDFEVALWGLAAGIAKTNNIRVDVLNTPFEFFDFLKDKDFVEKNSLDHADLSFQNFEEKLFRNYHEKKFEPVFPTTYFKDRNLSRQHIAQSTASKGTIRKTKSPLRLVHINTHDIMGGAAKSTWRLAEAQRQRGHQADLLVGFKNSNHPSVHRFDPDASPTHIQRCQEQGLLYYEFQGSHKLPGHQLINNADLIHFQNLHGGYFNPFSIPRISKIKPIVWTLRDMQSVTGHCAHSLECDRWQTGCGDCPDLNVYPQIHYDSTARLWEDKKTIYSKSKMHIVCPSNWIKKIVEKSILSEHSVDLIYNSVDTDVFFPHNRLEVRRELGLPENCVLVGAVAHCGSLGNPWKGGEYTLEALKYLWEKYPQLIFVNIGASHQSLNCDQRIVNIPHVDDEGFLSKLYSSLDLFLYTTLADTCPLVVIEALSCGLPVVSFATGGVPELVTQGEDGFVTPRKDVRSLVKAAETLLKIPELRGEYSCNARKNAVQRFSIRDMVDKYENVYFKAIDDFKSVNRKTL; this is encoded by the coding sequence ATGAATAACCTTAATTCTAAAAGTCAACTAACATTAGATCAAGTTACAGTAGTTATCAGGTCTGTAGGTGAACGAACCGAAAACTATTCAGTTCACCTTGCTACTCAGCAAGTCATTGATAATAATATTTTCATCGTTCGTAAAACGCCTTTTTCAGAAGCACTTCGCGAATCTTTTAAGATCGGAATCGAAAAAGGTTTGCCGTGGACAGTCTGCATTGATGCAGATGTCCTCATCAAACCAAACTCCCTGCGAGATTTGTTAGATATTGCTAATCGGCAACGAAGAGACATGTTCGAAATTCAAGGACAGATTCTTGACAATTTTTTTGGGGGCCCTCGCGATGGTGGTCCTCATATGTATAGAACTTCATTATTATCCAAAGCAATTGATTTTATCCCAGAAGAAGGTACCGGCTTGCGTCCAGAAAACTTCACGATATTGAAAATGAAGGAAAGTGGCTATCCGCATGTGCAGATACCTCAAGTTCTCGGGCTTCATGACTTCGAGCAGTATTATCGTGATATTTTTCGAAAATGCTATGTTCAGGCACATAAGCACTCGCAATTTATTGAAAAATTTATCAATTACTGGAGGCTAATGGCCGAGGAAGATAAAGACTTTGAAGTCGCTTTATGGGGGCTTGCCGCTGGGATAGCTAAAACAAATAATATCCGTGTAGATGTGCTTAACACTCCTTTTGAGTTTTTTGATTTTTTGAAAGACAAAGACTTTGTTGAAAAAAACAGCTTGGATCATGCAGACCTAAGTTTCCAAAATTTCGAAGAGAAATTATTTAGGAATTACCACGAGAAGAAGTTTGAACCCGTTTTCCCAACGACCTATTTTAAAGACAGGAATTTATCTAGGCAGCATATTGCTCAGTCAACTGCTTCAAAAGGCACCATTCGAAAAACGAAGTCGCCTCTCCGATTAGTGCATATTAATACCCACGACATCATGGGTGGTGCCGCAAAATCAACATGGCGGTTGGCTGAGGCTCAGCGCCAGCGTGGCCATCAGGCTGACCTCCTGGTGGGATTTAAAAACTCCAACCATCCTTCGGTTCACAGATTTGACCCTGATGCTAGCCCTACTCACATCCAACGCTGTCAAGAGCAGGGTCTTTTGTACTACGAATTTCAAGGGAGTCATAAACTTCCAGGCCATCAGCTTATAAATAATGCTGATTTGATTCATTTCCAAAATCTTCACGGTGGATATTTCAATCCCTTTTCCATACCTAGAATTTCAAAGATCAAGCCCATAGTCTGGACATTGCGTGATATGCAATCAGTTACAGGGCATTGCGCTCATTCATTGGAGTGTGATCGGTGGCAGACTGGATGCGGTGATTGTCCTGATTTAAATGTCTATCCCCAAATTCATTATGATTCGACCGCAAGACTCTGGGAGGATAAAAAGACTATCTATAGCAAATCAAAAATGCATATTGTCTGTCCGAGTAATTGGATAAAGAAAATTGTTGAGAAGAGTATTCTTTCTGAACATTCTGTAGATTTGATTTATAATAGTGTTGATACGGATGTTTTTTTTCCACATAACAGGCTTGAAGTGCGCCGCGAGCTTGGACTTCCTGAAAATTGTGTATTGGTCGGAGCAGTCGCTCACTGTGGAAGTTTAGGTAATCCATGGAAAGGTGGCGAGTATACTCTGGAAGCCCTGAAATATCTCTGGGAAAAGTATCCTCAACTGATATTTGTAAATATCGGGGCGTCGCATCAGAGTCTGAACTGTGACCAACGAATAGTCAACATTCCTCACGTTGATGACGAAGGCTTTCTTTCCAAGCTATACTCCTCGCTAGACTTATTTTTATACACTACCCTGGCTGACACCTGTCCATTGGTGGTAATTGAAGCATTATCATGCGGTTTGCCCGTTGTCTCTTTTGCTACTGGTGGCGTCCCTGAATTGGTAACACAAGGTGAGGATGGCTTCGTCACGCCAAGAAAGGATGTCCGCTCTCTGGTCAAAGCTGCTGAGACACTACTAAAGATTCCAGAACTTCGGGGTGAGTATTCTTGTAATGCACGCAAAAACGCTGTCCAACGTTTTTCGATACGTGATATGGTAGATAAATATGAAAATGTATATTTTAAAGCCATAGATGACTTTAAATCTGTAAATCGTAAAACTCTTTGA
- a CDS encoding glycosyltransferase family 4 protein, translating into MNQILQALSQVLPQGARLFSGQEAGRGDPSIFRAFSAQVIRKNEVLIKQGENQKAQEMAVALLAAYPLEKTAGLHLMQVLGRCGNILEGYRLGKLYATLFPEDQDFFRLMAEYLRILAMHCDDDAQAMGLLDGAALLDPALPRVWSDLANRLQLLDQRDALERTRQWAASFKPQISCMNSVGSLNSTHGKRIRVWYVSHSFGFEAGGINGVSQAKSMTLSSIIRGGDGPEVSVITPLRPELPEAMGEFAQTLPRITKGDGFSWPLWQGTTTLPQGGIRFCRPEDGGKPDLVIVEGLRLTAHHYLERLGFPDNCPKVFIHHSSPDHFTDKYRGEQELPATLEALAKYDGFVCVSSNVIEEWKRFETLAAKPWVHIPNCAREEEAADLLKIDPGRLREKLGLPQDGFIGLCLASVQWRKGQDILLQQLREVTHKRPDALFIFVGPIFTEWGGQQIMELGNKFLQKHVRFLGVQLNALEYIHASDCLVLPSREEALPLTILEAMCLGKTSVASDVNGIPELIEDKVTGLLFSHDNPRQLAKHLLTLIDNPVQAQHLGKQALNRYHTLFSRKQHAMRWRESIEMLVAQNKEKNP; encoded by the coding sequence ATGAATCAGATTCTTCAAGCGCTGAGTCAAGTATTGCCACAGGGTGCCCGCCTTTTCTCCGGCCAAGAGGCGGGACGCGGTGATCCATCCATATTCAGGGCGTTTTCTGCGCAGGTTATTCGGAAAAACGAGGTCCTCATCAAGCAGGGGGAGAATCAAAAAGCACAGGAAATGGCAGTCGCGCTTCTGGCCGCATATCCTTTGGAAAAGACAGCCGGGCTGCATCTTATGCAGGTATTGGGGCGGTGCGGGAATATTCTGGAGGGATATAGACTGGGCAAGCTGTATGCCACGCTTTTCCCAGAAGACCAGGACTTCTTCAGGCTAATGGCGGAGTATCTGCGCATACTTGCCATGCATTGCGACGACGATGCCCAGGCTATGGGCCTGCTGGACGGAGCGGCTTTGCTTGATCCGGCTTTGCCTCGTGTCTGGAGTGACCTTGCGAACCGTCTTCAACTCCTTGACCAGCGAGATGCACTTGAACGTACACGACAATGGGCGGCGAGCTTCAAGCCGCAAATTTCTTGTATGAATTCGGTTGGTTCTCTGAATAGCACTCACGGTAAACGTATTCGGGTCTGGTATGTATCCCACTCCTTCGGCTTTGAGGCTGGTGGAATAAACGGCGTATCCCAGGCCAAGTCCATGACATTGAGTTCGATTATCCGGGGGGGAGATGGACCAGAGGTCTCCGTCATCACCCCTTTGCGTCCTGAACTTCCGGAAGCCATGGGGGAATTCGCTCAGACATTGCCGCGCATAACAAAGGGGGATGGCTTCTCGTGGCCTTTGTGGCAGGGCACCACGACCCTGCCACAGGGGGGTATACGTTTTTGCCGCCCGGAGGATGGCGGCAAGCCTGACCTCGTCATTGTTGAAGGTCTGCGGCTCACCGCGCACCACTATCTTGAACGGCTGGGCTTCCCGGACAACTGTCCCAAAGTGTTCATTCATCACTCATCTCCGGATCATTTCACTGACAAATATAGGGGTGAACAGGAGTTGCCGGCCACCTTGGAAGCCCTTGCCAAGTATGATGGTTTTGTCTGCGTTTCAAGCAATGTCATTGAAGAATGGAAGCGTTTTGAGACATTGGCCGCCAAGCCGTGGGTGCATATCCCCAATTGCGCACGCGAGGAGGAGGCAGCAGACTTACTGAAAATCGATCCCGGTAGATTACGCGAAAAATTGGGCTTGCCGCAAGATGGCTTTATAGGTTTATGCCTTGCCAGCGTACAGTGGCGCAAGGGACAGGACATATTACTACAACAGTTACGTGAGGTCACTCACAAACGCCCAGATGCGCTTTTTATATTTGTCGGGCCGATCTTCACGGAATGGGGGGGGCAACAAATTATGGAACTGGGAAATAAATTTTTACAAAAACATGTTCGCTTTCTCGGCGTACAGCTCAACGCCCTGGAATATATTCATGCCTCCGACTGCCTGGTTTTACCGTCGCGAGAAGAGGCCTTGCCTTTGACTATTCTTGAAGCCATGTGTCTGGGGAAAACAAGCGTGGCTTCCGATGTCAACGGGATCCCGGAATTGATTGAGGACAAGGTCACGGGCTTGTTGTTTTCACACGACAATCCAAGGCAACTGGCCAAACATCTTCTGACATTGATTGACAATCCCGTGCAGGCTCAACACTTGGGAAAGCAAGCTCTCAATCGATACCACACCTTGTTTTCTCGCAAGCAGCACGCCATGCGCTGGAGGGAATCCATTGAAATGCTTGTTGCCCAAAACAAAGAGAAAAATCCATGA
- a CDS encoding RNA-binding domain-containing protein — protein sequence MLGCWDEKGGGKVKDGRQGEIRVPHEKEVAVESQHIERKQSFGKEVIISLVAFANTDGGTVVVGVDDHGVPCGLNIGPEKIQRYLNEIKIATYPQIMPKAWVEERSGKQVLIFQINEYPVKPVAYKNRYYKRVHNSNHLLTLEEIVDLQQQSLSVSFDAYPSLAQLNALNVDLIARFFERVNNRGRVALRDDMSANLVKLKLIRGGNVTLAAQFLFGIPDCHIRLGRFKSEATIIDDNVVRTPLMLAVEEALTLIKRHINLSYHFDGGIERKERWQYPLEAIRELLLNAVVHRDYKNASDVVVKIFDDRILFSNPGRLYGNLRVSDLERDDYVSSIRNRLLAEAFYLMGDIERYGTGFVRIREYLRDYPELKLKIEEIGNFFTVELRHSPPISPPISPPISPPIITVTELERRLLELLLKNPAASSSDLAQELSMTRGTVKEYLGRLKKKSALVREGSTRTGHWVLTDAGQGILSND from the coding sequence ATGCTGGGATGCTGGGATGAGAAAGGCGGTGGGAAAGTGAAAGATGGGAGGCAGGGAGAAATCCGCGTCCCACATGAGAAAGAGGTTGCGGTGGAGTCGCAGCATATTGAGCGAAAGCAGTCTTTTGGCAAGGAAGTCATTATCTCCCTTGTCGCCTTTGCCAATACCGACGGAGGCACCGTGGTCGTCGGTGTTGACGACCACGGTGTGCCATGCGGGCTCAATATTGGTCCTGAGAAGATTCAGCGTTACCTCAACGAGATCAAGATCGCCACGTATCCCCAGATCATGCCCAAGGCGTGGGTTGAAGAAAGAAGCGGCAAGCAGGTGCTCATTTTTCAAATCAACGAGTACCCGGTCAAACCGGTGGCCTACAAGAACCGGTACTACAAGCGGGTGCACAACAGCAATCACCTGCTGACTCTTGAAGAGATCGTTGATTTGCAACAACAGTCTCTCTCGGTTTCATTCGATGCCTATCCCAGCCTCGCTCAACTGAATGCGTTGAATGTTGATCTAATTGCGCGTTTTTTTGAGAGGGTGAACAACAGGGGCAGGGTTGCACTGCGCGACGACATGTCGGCAAACCTTGTCAAGCTGAAGCTCATCCGGGGTGGAAATGTTACCCTGGCGGCACAATTCCTTTTCGGTATTCCAGATTGTCATATTCGCCTCGGCCGCTTCAAGTCAGAAGCGACAATTATTGACGACAACGTGGTCAGGACACCTCTGATGCTCGCGGTTGAGGAGGCGCTGACATTAATAAAAAGACACATCAACCTTTCGTATCATTTTGACGGCGGCATTGAGCGAAAAGAGCGTTGGCAATACCCTCTGGAAGCCATCCGGGAGCTGTTACTCAACGCTGTCGTGCATCGGGACTACAAGAATGCTTCTGACGTAGTAGTCAAGATTTTTGATGACCGAATCCTGTTTTCAAACCCAGGAAGGCTCTATGGTAATTTGCGCGTTTCGGATTTAGAGCGCGATGATTATGTCTCGTCGATACGGAATCGACTCCTGGCGGAGGCATTCTATTTGATGGGAGATATTGAGCGCTATGGAACGGGGTTCGTCCGGATCAGAGAATATTTGCGGGATTACCCGGAACTCAAACTGAAGATTGAAGAAATCGGGAATTTTTTTACAGTCGAATTGCGCCATTCCCCCCCAATCTCCCCCCCAATCTCCCCCCCAATCTCCCCCCCAATCATCACGGTGACCGAGCTTGAACGGCGCCTGCTCGAACTGTTGCTTAAGAACCCCGCAGCAAGCAGTAGCGATTTAGCCCAAGAGTTGTCTATGACCCGGGGCACGGTCAAGGAGTATTTGGGGAGATTGAAGAAAAAGAGCGCCCTGGTGCGTGAGGGCTCAACCAGGACAGGGCACTGGGTGTTAACAGATGCAGGGCAGGGGATTCTTTCAAATGACTAA
- a CDS encoding glycosyltransferase family 2 protein — protein MNEDFQYVSPGIVPELNALTLDEVCQHLATHLNSFILDDSLGAAYFNRFVHDETLASNTRALNCFFYILRKMGQIDPFNPTIINMTQQTAPSPEKKIKLKLLMNTTLTQEKIAQVQKFLQGEKSVNGRGELVRCLRHNCSDVALANYLLDFDLSSGHNPQEWMKTFHPPDIFKKEWECRKIYLYARSGNTIKALKHWERVADNENEVPETILNYAAACLIRNNAKDAAASLLKQSLRLDASQPPVNYLSEELQSPFCVDKHVVQTKDIIIGVYTHNKADLLQQTLQSLRQSCLGKARCFLLLNGCSDESFSVARAAKEDFPDGQLSVFQMPINIGAPAARNFLVHEALKTECDYMAFLDDDVVIPENWLQSLATAIQEEPGIGAVGCKIMNPQPASTMQYLFRDVSIVKKGIFRLSLATPFWTIDPGFYGIRRDVDSVMGCCHLIKRECLEQVPEFDIQFSPSQLDDVAFHLDLRLKGYRVRYLGQLECTHYRSTGFQSPKTSNHGSSLGNDVKFYYRFKGMFQRMRDWQRKRNEGIIPTLDSLC, from the coding sequence ATGAACGAAGATTTTCAGTATGTCTCTCCTGGCATTGTCCCGGAACTGAACGCGTTGACCCTTGATGAGGTGTGTCAGCATTTGGCGACGCATCTGAATAGTTTCATTTTGGATGATAGCCTGGGAGCTGCGTATTTCAACCGCTTTGTCCATGACGAAACGTTAGCTTCGAATACGCGGGCATTGAATTGTTTTTTTTATATTCTTCGCAAAATGGGGCAGATCGACCCGTTTAATCCGACCATCATCAATATGACGCAGCAAACAGCGCCTTCGCCAGAAAAGAAGATTAAGTTAAAATTATTGATGAATACGACTTTGACCCAGGAAAAGATCGCTCAGGTCCAGAAGTTTTTACAGGGTGAAAAGAGTGTGAATGGCCGAGGAGAACTTGTAAGGTGCCTGCGGCATAACTGTAGTGATGTGGCATTGGCAAATTACTTGCTGGATTTCGATCTCTCCTCTGGACATAACCCCCAAGAGTGGATGAAAACGTTTCATCCTCCTGATATATTTAAAAAAGAATGGGAATGTCGGAAAATCTATCTTTATGCTCGATCAGGAAACACAATCAAAGCGCTGAAGCATTGGGAGCGTGTTGCCGACAACGAGAACGAAGTCCCCGAAACCATCCTCAATTACGCGGCTGCTTGCCTCATCAGGAATAACGCGAAAGACGCCGCTGCAAGTCTGCTCAAGCAATCATTGAGGCTTGACGCTTCGCAGCCTCCTGTCAACTATTTGAGCGAGGAGCTTCAATCTCCATTTTGCGTGGATAAACACGTTGTCCAGACAAAGGATATCATTATTGGAGTTTATACGCACAACAAAGCTGACCTGTTGCAGCAAACCCTCCAGAGCCTGCGACAGTCATGCCTTGGAAAAGCGCGTTGCTTTCTTTTGCTCAACGGCTGCAGTGACGAGAGTTTTTCCGTGGCCCGGGCAGCGAAGGAAGACTTTCCGGACGGTCAGCTTTCTGTATTTCAGATGCCGATCAATATCGGCGCTCCGGCTGCGCGGAATTTTCTGGTTCATGAGGCATTGAAGACGGAATGCGATTATATGGCATTTCTGGACGACGATGTCGTGATACCTGAAAACTGGCTGCAAAGCCTGGCCACGGCCATTCAGGAAGAACCAGGGATCGGGGCGGTGGGATGCAAGATCATGAACCCTCAACCGGCCTCGACAATGCAGTACCTTTTCCGGGATGTTTCGATCGTCAAGAAGGGCATCTTCAGGTTGAGCCTGGCAACGCCTTTTTGGACTATTGATCCAGGCTTTTACGGGATTCGCAGGGATGTCGACTCAGTCATGGGGTGTTGCCACTTGATCAAAAGGGAGTGCCTGGAGCAGGTGCCCGAGTTTGACATCCAGTTTTCCCCCAGCCAATTGGATGACGTGGCGTTCCATTTGGATCTGCGCCTGAAAGGGTATCGAGTCCGTTACCTCGGGCAACTGGAATGCACCCATTATCGTTCAACCGGTTTCCAGTCTCCAAAAACAAGCAATCATGGGAGTTCTCTGGGAAACGACGTGAAATTCTATTATCGCTTCAAAGGAATGTTTCAGCGGATGCGTGATTGGCAACGCAAGCGTAATGAAGGTATTATACCGACTTTAGATTCGTTGTGTTAG
- a CDS encoding class I SAM-dependent methyltransferase, whose amino-acid sequence MPELDWNLKEWGSKENWEKFSGGELWSQGWGGSFAQWYGLIFPRIANFLPCETMLEIAPGYGRWTQYIINYCKNFYAVDISQECVDICSNKWGNRGKFYKTDGKSLPFDCEFDFVFSFDSLVHVEYEIIKEYIGKIIKLLKNDGFAFIHHSNLFEYRKKMPSKTHARAPSVSASHIEKLVDKCGGKVVIQEKVNWGTSELIDCFSLFTKGKSNKYETKYLENNALMDNASYIRNYLAPYSITK is encoded by the coding sequence ATGCCGGAACTAGATTGGAATTTAAAGGAATGGGGATCTAAAGAGAATTGGGAAAAATTTTCAGGTGGAGAATTATGGTCACAGGGTTGGGGAGGATCTTTCGCACAATGGTATGGCTTGATATTTCCTCGGATAGCTAACTTTTTGCCGTGCGAAACAATGCTTGAAATAGCGCCAGGGTATGGACGATGGACACAGTATATTATCAATTATTGCAAGAATTTTTATGCTGTAGACATATCGCAGGAATGTGTTGATATTTGTAGTAATAAATGGGGTAATAGAGGAAAATTTTATAAGACAGATGGTAAAAGCTTGCCGTTTGATTGTGAATTTGACTTTGTATTTTCTTTTGATTCGCTAGTGCATGTAGAATATGAGATTATAAAAGAATATATTGGAAAAATTATCAAATTATTAAAAAATGATGGATTTGCATTTATACATCATTCGAATCTTTTTGAATACAGAAAAAAAATGCCATCTAAGACACACGCGCGTGCACCAAGTGTCTCGGCTAGTCATATCGAAAAATTAGTTGATAAGTGTGGCGGAAAAGTTGTTATTCAAGAAAAAGTGAATTGGGGAACTTCAGAATTAATTGATTGCTTTTCTCTTTTTACAAAAGGAAAAAGTAACAAATACGAAACTAAATATTTGGAGAACAATGCGCTGATGGATAATGCAAGTTACATTAGAAACTATTTAGCACCATATAGTATTACTAAATAG